CAGAATTTTATAAGATTCTTTTTGTGGAGAATGACATTATTAGCCTTAATGGGAGTAATTCATGCCATTTTCTTTTGGCATAATGACATTTTACTATTTTATGCCTGCTGTGGAATGTTACTAATTCCAATGTCAGGGCTTTCCGGTAGGACTATCCTCTTTATCGCAATTATTATGTTTCTTGTTCCGCTGGGAATAAAGTTGACTTTTGGAACAACGGGAGACCTATTTTTACAGATTCAAAATCAACTATTTGAAAAATATGGGTTTACAGAAAGTAATAGAGTAGATGTATGGACAAATGGTAGTTGGATTGATATCTTACAATTAAATCTAAGCATGTGGTTTGGTCAATTTGAATACGTAATTGGTCATGGCATGATCTATAAAATATTTGGAAGTTTTTTAATTGGATATTTATTTGGCAGAAGAAAGCTTCACGAAAGATTAGTAGAGCTTAAGCCGGATTTAAAAAAAATTGCTTTATGGGGTGTACTTATAGGCCTTGTACTAAATTTCATTTATGCATCAAACTTTTATACCGAATCCTGGAAATTGTCCCTATCCGAGACCTTCGGTATACTACCATTAAGTTTAGGATATATTGCTTTAACCGCGATATTCTGGCAGAGTGATCAATTTAAAAAAGGAATGTCGCTATTTGTTCCGGTTGGAAGAATGGCATTGACCAATTACATATTTCAAAGTGTTATTTGTACATTGATATTTTACAATACCGGTCTTGCGCTTGGAGCAGAATATGGGCCTTCTCGTTATTTACTGCTTGGACTTATTATATATGCGTGTCAAGTAATTATGAGTAAAGTTTGGTTAGCAAAATTTCAATACGGCCCACTAGAATGGTTATGGCGATCGTTAACATATGGAAAAATTTTAAGTAACTTGAAAAATAAAAACCACTAACAATAAGTATGTGCCATATGCTTTGGATTATTCTGTCAAGTTGATTCTAACGTAACTGCGCTTTTTGTGGTTTTACATGCAAAAAGAACTTTCGGAGGTCTCCCTGAACCAACTTTGCGAAGTGACACGCCACTCAAATTCCGTTTGATACAAATGTACTTTTAAATATATTCCACTCAAATGCAAAGAAAGTAAGGATTATCTAAATAGACTTAATGAAGAATTAGTGAATGAGTTACAGACCGGCGGAGAGTTATTTTTATCAAATGCTATTGTAAATGAAATGTATAGTTTAAGAGATTGTATTGTTAATTTCAGGACTTCGAAAAATGATATTACAAAGATTATTGAAATTATAGTTAGAGAGGGAAGAAAGACTCATTCGAGATTACAAGAACGAAAAATGAATTCATAAGGTGTTGCAACAACATATAACCCTTAGACAAATTGGTTGGGCACCATTAAAATAGAAAACAATGAAAAATATTTTAGGAATACTCTTTTTGGTTTTTATCATTTCTTCTTGTAAAGGTCAAACTGAAAAGGTTAGTAATAGACTAATTGGAGGTCCATGTGAGGATTGTGATGCGGCTTTAGACTATAAAGTCTTGAATATCGACCCAGAACCGACTGTAACAATAAATGGATTTAACACGACCGATCCAAAAATCAAAATTACTGGAACCGTTTTGAAGCCTGATGGTAAAACACCGGCGGACAACGTGATTCTCTATGTTTATCAAACGAATCGTAAAGGATTTTACGAACCCAGCGAAAACCCGGTCGGTTGGGAGAAAAGGCACGGAAAATTTCGGGGATGGATGAAAACAGGTTCCGATGGAAAGTTTGAATTTTATACATTCAGACCGGCACCATATCCCGACGGAAGAGAGCCAGAACACATTCATCTATACATAAAGGAGCCCGGTAAAAATCCCTATTATGTGGATAATTATCTGTTCGATGATGACCCTATGCTAACCAATGAGGAAAGAAAGTCAATAGACAAAAGAGGTGGCTCAGGAATAATAGAATTAGAAAATAATAATGGGATATTCTCTGCAAATAGAGATATTATTCTTGGATTGAATATTCCGGACTATTAATAAGAAGACGTTGCACAACAATGGCCATTATATGAATAATGTAAAAAATAAAGCTATTTCAAGATTTATTGTTATTTTAATACTGAACATTAATCCATTTTAAAATGAACACATTTTCATACTATTTCACATTCTTAGTGATAATTTTTATTATCGGACCGAAGTCTGCTTTGGCACAGAAGCAAGATGAATATAAAGTTGTAGTAAATCACGAGGAACAATATTCGATTTGGCCGGTCAATAAAAATCCTCCCAAGGGTTGGCAGGAGACAGAGATACTTGGAAATCAAGCCAAATGTCAAGATTACATAGAAGAAGTTTGGACCGATATGCGGCCTTTAAGTATTCAAAAAATGAATTTACCTGAAAATACGGAGTACTTCGTAGTTATAAATCATGAAGAGCAGTATTCCATTTGGCCAAAAGAACTCGCTTTGCCAAAAAATTGGAAGCCAACAAAAATCCATGGAACCCTCTATCCTTGTGTGAAATACATTAAAAAAGCTTGGACAGATATGCGGCCTTTAAGTCAACGTAAAGGGAGAATGATTAGGAAAAACTGAGAGGCCGTAAGCTTGAAGAATTATCAAATTTTTTAACAAAAAAGTTCGTAAATATGGTTTGTGACAACCTTTATTTTTTGAGAATACTAACCCCACACAAAATCATATATAAAAATTGCTCAAGACTTGGTTATCTTTAAATTCTCCCTACTTTTAAAAAACAATTAAAGCCGGAAGATTTGTGCTTCTAATGAATCGCACTTTTCTTACCGGGTGTATTCCATCAAATAAATCAAGGGAAAATCAAATGAAAAAAAAGTTTACAATTTATTATAATAGGCTGCGCGGTCAGCTATGGTTTAGACCGCTACTATTTTGTTTGTTCTCGGTTGCTGGTGCTTTAGCAGCTCATCAAGCCGATGGAATTGGAATCAATGACCTTGTTCCCAATATTGATACCGAATCAATCGAAGGCCTCTTAGATACCATTTCAGCCAGCATGTTGGTCATTTCAATATTTGCTGTTGCATCCATGCTCTCCGCATTCTCGTCGGCAAGTGGTACAGCAACCCCAAGATCTTTCAAAATCGTAGTCACGGATGATGTATCACAGAATGCACTGTCTATTTTTATAGGAGCCTTCATCTTTAGTATAGTTGCGACGATAGCACTTGATAATGGATATTATGAAAAAGCAGGTAGATTTATTCTGTTTTTGTTGACTTTATTATTGTTTGTAGTTGTTATACTTACCTTTTTAAAGTGGGTAGGGAGAATTTCAAGATTAGGACGTTTAGAGCACACAATACAGCAAGTAGAAACAGTTGCTTCCAAGTCCTTATCCACCTATATAAAACATCCTTATCTAAAAGCTCTTCCGATAAAAGATAAATTCGATGCTGGTAAAGTAATCTTCGCAAATACTATTGGATATGTTCAACATATCAATTTGGAGTCTTTACAAATGTTGGCAGAAGAAAAGGAATTTAGAATTCAACTTAATTGTCTTCCGGGCAAGTTTGTCCATAAAAATTTTGCCATTGCACACCTAAGCTCAGCCCATAATTTGGATATTAATGAGATCCAAAAAAGTATAAACGAGTCAATTCATATAGGTCACACTAGATTATTCAGCGAAGATCCTAGATTTGGATTAATATCATTGACTGAAATTGCAAGTAGAGCCTTATCCCCTGGCATTAATGACCCTGGAACGGCAATCCAAATTCTAGGTAGCCACGAAAGGTTGTTTTTTTTATGGCAAGAAATAGAAAATAACACTGATGAAACAGTGGAATATGATCGAGTAGAAGTGCCTAAAATCTCGATTCAAGATTTCTTTGACGATGCTTTTAGACCAATTGCGAGGGACGGTGCAGTTAATATTGAGGTGATGTTGAGATTACAGAAAGCATTGACATCAATAGAGACTATTTCTAATCCAGAATTAAAAGAAGCTGCAATGCAACATTCCATAAAAGCGTACAACAGAGCTGAAATAGGAATGGAGTTTAAAGACGATATCGCTATTTTAAGAACACATTGTTTATTTAACAAAAATCTATAAAGCAAGAAGAAAGCGTAACAGTGTTTATATTTAATGGGTAGTGCTCGCCAACTTACGAAAATTGCGCTCGCCAGTTCGTTTCGCTCGTGGCTCAGGGATTTTCTATTTGGTTTTTTTGCATAATCTAGTGCTTAAACTACGCAACAAACCATACACAAGGCCTTTAGCTTTCACAAGAACTTCAATAACATGATAACGTTTTATCTACTTGTACTACTTCTATGTTTGTTGTAAACAGAGAGATTCTGAATGGATTGATCTATCTAAACATGAAGGATTATTTGAAATTAATGCAACTGACAAATTCGAAACCTATTCCACACAATCGAAACCAGAGCATCTACAAAATACTATCGGAAACATTGAGTCAGCAAAAGAATACTTTGATAAAATATTTGATTAGCATCTAAAATTTGCTGTTCTTTTCATTGGTAATAAAAACCGGAAAAAAAATGCATTTGCACCTCCTCCGGGAATGCCACAAGCTTATTACGATGGGAACATGGTGCTTGGATTGGAAAAATCAGTTATGGCTCACTTACAGGAGGAAACCTTAAAAAATGCTTCAATTACGGAACTCGATACCCTGAAAAAATATCACGGAAGTGAGATAAATTTGGATTTATTTTACAGAGATGCCTTGCCTATTCATGAACTTGGAGATTTGTATCAATCTTTTCATACCGGTAGAAAATCACAAAGAAAGTGGCTGGATGAACTTTTTGCAAATCTTTGTCAAGTTGGCGTAGTCAAAAATTTTAAAGACCAAAGTACTTTTCAAAGAATGGATGCTTATCAAGGGTATGTAATTAGGGCCGACCAATGGGGAGAAATAATATTCACATCACTTGATCAATTTGAAAAAGACTATTTTGAGATATTCAAGCAAGGACGAAATTATATTCAAAAGCCAAAAGATTACATGCGTTGTATGGAGACAATATTCTAATCAAATTCCGAGACTTTCATATTAAAATCAATACTAAAATCCGTGAAAAAATTGTCACAAAAAATTATTCGAGATGATGCTTAAGGAATTTGGAATTGAAACTATGCATATATTAGAATGGAAATACGATAGCTAACTTCGTATAAAAAAATTTGCTAAATTAGTATTACCCAACGTCAGGTGCAGTTTTGTTACATCTGATTTTCCTTCAAAAATCAGCGCACACAAAACCGCTACCCATCTTTTACAAGCGCGTTGTAACCAATTTATTATAATGACTTATGGACAAGAAATTAAAAATCAAAGTGTTCCCCAAAGCGCATTTATGGTTATTAATACCATTTGTACTAACAATCGCTGGATTTTATTTGTCATATTGGAGTAAATTCAGTGAAGCTCCATGGCGACAACATATGCATGGTTTATCAGCTACTGCCTGGTATATTCTTGTAATATTACAGCCTTGGTTAATTCATAATAAACCTCCTATCTATCATAAAAAATTGGGGATTATAGGCATCTTTTTAGCAGGTGCTGTAGTTTTTTCAGCAGCTCAAGTGATGCCGCATCAGGTAGTAAACGAGTTTCTTCCAGACGTGCTTAAATATGGATTTTCTTTTGCTGATTTATGCGCGCTTGCCGGTTTTAGTATATGTGTAATCGTAGGAGTATGGAGTGCTAGAAATATCAATGTACATGCCCGATGGTTAATTTCAACAGTATTTTGGATTTTATTACCAGCCACGGCCCGATTAGTTTTTTTTCCTATGTTAAATATCTACGATGGCAACCCTCCTATTACCTATTTACAAACGGTTTATATTTGTTTCGTTTTGACGACTTTATTACCATTACTTTATATGATATTCTTGGATTACAAAAGGGAGAATAAAGTATATAAATCGTATCTATTTACATTAAGCGGGATTACCTTTTATACGTTAGCTATTGCTCCCATGGGAAAATGGCCATGGTGGATTGACATTTGCCATAATATCATTGGAAAAGGAATGTAATATAATTGGCTACAACACCGGCTATAATTCAGCAGGTCTGAATCGTAAACTTGATATTTATTGCTACATTTAACCTTATTATTAATTGGAATGAATTCGGTGAGAAGCTCCTACATCCAACTTGTCCGCCTACTCTTTAGCATCGACGAACACTACGAGTGTCGTGCCTATACTACCGAAATTATATCCAAACCCTTTTGTGCTATTTGATCCTGCCGCTTTCTATAAGGTGGTTTTTTTAATAATTCTTAAATTAAAATATATGACCTCCGGAAATACCAACATTAAAGATGCCATAGGGTGTACCCCAATGATAGAATTAAAAAATATAGTCCCCCCTAATTCTGCCCGAATTATAGCAAAATTAGAAAGTGCCAATCCAACAGGAAGCATGAAGGACAGAATGGCCAAAGCAGTAATTGAAGAAGCCGAAAGAAAAGGGTTTATAAAAAAGGGAAGTACTATTGTAGAATATACGGCCGGAACAACAGGTATATCACTCGCATTTGTATGCGCATCCCTTGGTTATAATTTTCATGCAGTCTTTTCTGATGCTTTCAGCAATGAAAAGAGAATTACGATGAAGGCTTTTGGAGCTACCATTACAGACGTATTAAGTGATAATAAAAAAATAACTGAACGTCTCATTAAAGAGATGATTGATACATCAAGGAAGTTTAGTGAGCAAGAAAATCACTGGTGGGCAGATCAATTAAACAATCGTGATGCAGAGAAGGGTTATTATTCGCTTGGCGATGAAATATGGGAACAATCTAAAGGAAGTGTAGATGCTTTTGTTCATACAGTAAGTACGGCACATTCCATCCATGGTGTAACTAAAGCGCTTTTAAAGCATAACGATAAAATACAAACATTTGCCGTAGAACCAGATGAGTCTGCAGTCTTGTCTGGTCGACCTTCCGGCTCACACAAAATTGAAGGTATTGGCATCGGTTTTATTCCTCCGTTATGGCAACCGGAAATAGTAAACGAGATTTTAACTGTTACAACCGAAGATGCTATGAGTATGGCTAGAAGAGTTGCTAAAGAAGAAGGAATTTTTGCAGGTACTTCTACCGGAGCCAACATTTGCGCATCCCTGAAAATAGCGGAGAGACTTGGTCCTGGAAAAACTGTAGTAACCCTAATTGTTGATTCCGGGCTGAGATATATCAGTACGCCTTTATATCAATCCCTATAAACAAAAAACTCACTAAAAACAGCACACAATACCGGCTATAAATAATTACTTGTTCTCGCCTATTTCTGAAAATTACTTGCAAAAGTTCGTTTCGTTCGTGCCTCGCGTATTTTCTATTCGGTTTTTATTTGCTAAATTAGTTGCTAAATCACCCAACAAAATCACGCAAAAAACTGTTGGTGATCGTTCTCATGCTTTTGAAAAATTTAATAATTCTATTCCTGAGCCTTCTTATCCTAAGCTGTTCAAAACAAACAGCAAAATACGACTTGGGCATCAGCAATGTCAACCTTATTGATGGAACGGGAAGTCCTATTCAGGAGGGAGTATCCGTTTATATTAACAAGGGAAAAATAGTTGAAATTAATACGTTGACTACTCATCAAATTGAAAACGTCATTGACGGCACCGGCAAGTACCTGATACCCGGATTATTCGATTGCCATGTTCATACAACAAGCTTTCAAGAAGACTTTCCTAAACTGATCCATTATGGAGTTACTTCCGTTTTTGTGCCCGGCGGGAGTACTTGCACGAATGATTATTATGCCACACTTCGATCTATAGGAAACCAAGACTCCATACCTGCGCCACGAGTATTTCATACCAGCCAGCATTTTACTATGGAAGGACGGCACCCGGTAAAAACTTATGCCAGTAGTAACTGGAAAGAAGGTGAGACGGTATTCTTTCTTAAGGATACAGCTCAAATTGCTGAAATAGTTAAAGAAGTGGCCAAGTATCCTATTCTTGGAATAAAGCTGACGATTGAAGATGGGCCTGCTCCACCCTTTGTTGAGCGAATGCCGCAAGATTTTATTAACAAGACAGTTTCAGAAGCAGCTAAATACGGATTGGAAGTTTTTGCGCACGTAAGTGACAATGAGGAATTTTTGATGGCTGTAAAGGGTGGTGCTCAAAATATTGTTCATTTCGTAGGAATTGAGATTGATTGGGAGAACGATGAACATATTTCAGCGATCAATAAACTATTGGACCGGGAGGGTTCAATTGTAACGACACTTATGATTGATAAATCGTTCATCTATCCATTGAATCCTGAATGGCTTAAGACACCTTCAATAATTGAAGCATATCCGGCAGTCGAATTAAAAAAACTTCTTACCCCTCAAGCGATTGGACGCGCACAAAAAATGGCCGCGCTAACCAAGTTGGAATATGGTCTGGATGAAATTTCCATGGAGAGCTTATTCTTATCAAAAGTGGAGGATATTCAAAGACTTCTTGATCTTGGAATGAACATTACACTTGGTACTGATGCTGGTAATTCCTTCAATTTTCACGGATACAGCCTGCACGAAGAAATGCAAATACTTGAAATGGGTGGAATCGCGCCACGAGACATCATCAAAATGGGAACACTTAATGCTGCAAGAATGATGCATGTTCAAGATAGTCTAGGTTCTATTGAGCCGGGAAAACTTGCTGATTTAATTCTACTGAATGCGAACCCTTTGGCATCTATTAGTAATTGCTTGGACATAAATACGGTGATTAAGAACGGTGTGATACAAAAGAGGATTGATAAATAAAATCGGCTACCAACAGATGGGATGAGTGAATGAAGTTTCATCGGTCAGGATATTTCGGCGGCTCTTGAAAAGTCCGCGACGAAGTGTAAATTAAATGTTTGTGACTTGTACTAGTGGAAACGTTGGTGATTTTTAAACCCCGCACATCATAGTGAGTTCAAAAAATTTTGGAAAAATTCCTAAAATGGCTGTATGTTATGAAAATGATAGGATAGGAAACTGGAAATCTAATGAAGAATACTATTTAAATCATTTAATTGAAGCTGGAGGAATTTATACCAATATAAATGATTACAGCAAATATCTTGAAGCATTAAGGCAACGACGAATATTTACTGATTCGACACATGTTCTACTTTTTAAATCAATGTCCATGAAAATTGAATTTCATTCACATCATATGAGCGTTTTGAAAGGTAAGAAATCGTCGTATGCCATGGGTTGGGAAATAACAGATTCTTTAGCTGTATCAGCAGGATTATATTATGGAGTTAATAACCGTGTTGAACTAAGAGAAAAAACTTGAGAGAAATTTAGGCGACACAATATTGTTAAAGACTTAGTTACAGTATAAACTTAAAACAATAACAATGAAAAGAAGTGGGATTTTTTTAGTATTAATTATTCTCTTGGGTTCATGTAAAAAAGAAAGTTTCAATAGACAATACCAAAGTAATAATTACTACCAAATTGCAAAAAATAGACAAGTAGCCGAATGGGAACCGGCCCAAGGTGTGTATTTTGTTTGGCCTCCAGTTATTCCTAAAGAACTAATTATTGAATTGTCAAATGACACCCGTATTTTTCCAATTGTGGATGGACAGGCAGGACAGGCACATGCGGAAAAATGGCTTGTAAAGTGGGGAATAAATTTACAAAATGTGAATTTCTTGCATCTAAAGACTGAGGAGGAACTTCAGCCAAGAGATTGGGGACCAAGTGCAGTTTTTACGGGAACGGGAGCATTTAAAATTACGGATGGACAGTATAAATACGCCTGTCCTGGAACAGACCTAAAATGCAATGATTCTCTAGAATTTCAAAAGAAAGACAATGGCCAAATATACAGAAGTACCATCGTAGATACTGCTATTGTTTACCTTGGGAATAAACTTGGTTTTGATGTTTTGGAATTACCATTTACAAATACAGGGGGAAATGTAATCACCGATGGTATGGGTACGGCATTTTCTACTTGTGTCCTTTTAACAGAAAACAGATTCAACGGAATAAGCGATAAAGAATTTTTTCAATTGAACGACTCACTATTAGGACTGTCAAACTATAACATTATTTCAAATTTTGACAAAATTGGTATTCAACATATTGATTGTTTGCTGAAATTGATTGACGAAGAAACTATTTTAGTTGCTGAACCACCAAAAAACCATGAATTATATAGTATTTACGAGAATATTGTTCAAAATGAATTATCACATCTGAAAACTATCTATAATCGTCCTTACACAATTAAAAGAATTAAAGTAGCTCCTTATTATACTGATGATGAAGCAGCTTATCTTACTGCTTACACCAACTCTCTAATACTAAATAAAAATGTTTACGTACCGCTCTTTGGTATTGAGGAAGATTCTTTAGCTTTGGAAACGTGGAGATCTGTAATGCCCGGGTATTCAATTAAAGGATATGAATATGTGCTTAAAGATCAACCGGTTAAAACTAAGTATCATTTTGAGGGTTTTGAAGAGTTAGGAGTAGAAACGGGATGGTTATACGAAGATGCCATACACTGCAGAATAAAATCAATATGGGATGAGAATATGGTTTTTATTTCTGTTAAAAAAGTCTTGCCTGAAGTTAACATTAACCAAAGTGCTGTGCTTAATGCCACGATTATAGATTATAATAATGCCAATTTAACTGTTGAGGAAGTATTCCTGAAATGGAGGGTGAAAGGTGAGGAATCGTGGGTAAAACAGAAAATGACAATGGATACTAACCCGAATCATTGGTTTGCGGAATTTCCAGCCAAGGAAAAAGAGATAGAGATCGAATACTACATAGAAGCACAATCAGGTTCTGGTGCAACTCAAAATAGACCAATTACAGCACCGGAAGGATTTTATACATTCAAATACGTTACACATAAAAGTATATAATCCGATAAGGGGTATACAACGCCCTTATGTTCTGCTTAGAAGATGCAGGATATTCAAATATGACTAGAATATTAATGATAATTTTAATTTTCACTTTTAAACTTTGTTAGTGGTTTAGTGATACTTTCGATTTTAGTATTAATTTACTTGAGGTATTGTGTGAAAGACGAACCTTAATAAAATACAGAAGCAAAAACTAAGTTTAACAAGGTTGAAAAATTATAAGTAGTTTAGTGCTTACATAATGAGTAGTCTCGATTCGCTAACTTAAGATTTTCCTGCTGAAAATACCGGCAATTAATGCCGTACTATTCTTATACATAAACGCTGTATACAAATTACAAAGACATCATATGAATGAAATTAAATATCCTAAATCTTTTTCACACATTGGAATAACTGTTCCGGAAATAAATCAAGCAGTAAAATTCTATCAGGATATTATGGGATGGTATGTAATAATGCCTCCGTCTATCATAAAAAAAGAACATGATACCGCTATTGGACAAATGTGTATTGATGTTTTTGGAACGAATTGGGAAGAATTCGAAATCGCCCATATGTCCACTTCAGACGGTATTGGTATAGAATTATTTTCTTTCCCACACGGAGTAAAAAAAGCCCCTGAATTCAATCCATTTAATACCGGACTCTTTCACTTTTGTGTTCAAGACCCGGATATTGAAAATTTGACCAAAAGAATTGTGGAAGCAGGGGGCAAACAGAGAATGCCAATACGAGAATATTATCCAAATGAAAAACCATATAAAATGGTTTATGTGGAAGATCCCTTTGGAATTGTTTTTGAAATCTACACTCATAGTTATGAACTGACGTATTCTTCAGGCGCCTATTCAGTATAAAAACCATTTGCCAACATCGTGTTTTATTAATTGTCTTGGCTGATACCTATTTAGAAATTTCGAAGGAATTCTCATTGGTTCGAGATTGTTTATTAAATTAGGCGTAAAACCGCGTAACTAAGTATTAAAGAACACGTTTGCTATGAAATCAGTACGTCTGCAGAAAATACTAAAGTTGACAATCATCTATACTATTTTAATCACTGGTTATACCAGTTGTAGACACAGTATAAAATCCGATTTTAGCCACATTGAAATTATCCTGGATTCAACTTCCTTTGAAAAACTGGTCGCGAACGACTATATCTCAAATATCTTAGCCCCCAGCACCTACGATACCATGTTGGCTTCTCCACTGGTGTTAAGCTACTACCTGCAAGGTGAAACCGATTTCATTCATTTCAATCCCAATAGGGGTTATTTTGCTTCTCAGCGGGGAACCGCTTATCTTATTTTTCAAAGCAGAAGACCCGGACAAGGAAAATTATTGGAAGAGCAATGGCAAAGGGTTTCAAACGATTCCCTCGTTCGATATGATGTTACGGGTCCGGATTTTACATTAACTGAAGTCGTTTACAATCACCATGACTACCTCAGTAAAAAGCAGCATAACAACCTTATTCCCATGTTGAGCTCCTACTCGGTGGAAAGCTATCGAAACTGGGGTTTGGGTGATTCGGTAGAAGTTGGCATGAAGCAATTTCTATCAAAGGATTCGGCAAATAACAGTAAACTATATAAAAACATTATTTCGATTGATCTGGAAATCACACAGAAGGAATTAAATGATCTGACACCGGTTTTGGAACTTATGGGATATCGAAAAATAGATAAGAGCTTTTTTAAGAATGCTGAGCCTACTATTTCTTACGTTATAAACAATAATCTGGACATTACGAAAGTAAAAAAGTTAAGCTTACAACTTTCTGAAGATGCCGGCAATAAGAGTTTTAACTATGGCTCTATGAG
This genomic stretch from Ulvibacter sp. MAR_2010_11 harbors:
- a CDS encoding DUF5829 family protein, which produces MKSVRLQKILKLTIIYTILITGYTSCRHSIKSDFSHIEIILDSTSFEKLVANDYISNILAPSTYDTMLASPLVLSYYLQGETDFIHFNPNRGYFASQRGTAYLIFQSRRPGQGKLLEEQWQRVSNDSLVRYDVTGPDFTLTEVVYNHHDYLSKKQHNNLIPMLSSYSVESYRNWGLGDSVEVGMKQFLSKDSANNSKLYKNIISIDLEITQKELNDLTPVLELMGYRKIDKSFFKNAEPTISYVINNNLDITKVKKLSLQLSEDAGNKSFNYGSMSLRIKKNKAEFSF